Part of the Burkholderia sp. FERM BP-3421 genome, CTTCGGACGCAAGATGGAATTCATGCGGCGCGCATTCGCGGGCGAAGGCGCCGAGGCCGGCGACGACACGCGCGGCTGGCTGAAGGATTTCGTCGAGGCCCGCCTCGCGCTCAAGCGCGCGCTGCTGCACAAGGCCGGCGCAAGCGCGGACGAACAACGCCGCATCGCCGCCATCCTGCTGCGCGCCGCCACCGAGATCGAAAGCGGCTCCGCAGCCTGAGCAGTCCACCCAGCCGCACCCTGGAGAACCGATACATGCAAAACCAAGCCGAGCGCGCGGTGATCCGCGTCCGCCATCCGCTCAAGTTCCGCCTGCTGCACGTCAAGCTGATCACGCCCGTCACGCCGCATCTGTTGCGCGTCACGCTGACCGGCCCCGATCTCGACGATTTCGAATCGGCGTCGTTCGACGACCACGTCAAGGTGTTCTTCCCCGCACCGGGGCAGGACGCTCCGCACATGCCGACGCTCGGGCCCGACGGCCCCGTGTTTCCGGAGGGCCAGCCGAAGCCCGTCGCGCGCGACTTCACGCCGCGCCGCTACGATCGCGCCGCGCGCGAGCTGGATCTCGAGTTCGTGCTGCACCATCCCGGCCCCGCCTCCACCTGGGCGGCGCAGGCGCGCATCGGCCAGACGCTCGGCATCGGCGGCCCGCGCGGCTCGTTCGTCATCCCGAATGATTTCGACTGGCATCTGCTGATCGGCGACGACACCGCCTTGCCCGCGATCGCGCGCCGCCTGGAGGAATTGCCCGCGGGCACGCGCGTCGCGGCCGTGCTGGAAGTCGCGGATTTCTCGGCGCAGGTCGAATTCCGCAGCGCCGCCGAGCTGCATCTGACCTGGCGTCACCGCGACACGGAAGCCGCCGGCGGCGACAGCGCGCTGCTGCACGCGCTCCGCGATCTGCCGCTGCCGTCCGGCGACGGCTACGTGTGGGCGGCCGGCGAGGCCGCCGCGATGCGCGCCGTGCGCCAGCATCTGTGCGGCGAGCGCGGCGTCGACAAGAGCCGCATCCGCGCGGCCGCCTACTGGAAGCGCGGCGCGGCCGCGGTCCACGAAACGCTCGACGACTGATCCCGCGCAGGTTGCGCGGTTGCATCTACCCGGTGCATCGCCTATACCTGTTCAAACGCCGAAGCGCGCGCACTGCGCAGCCCCGGCGCGCAAACGGGCACGCCGTTCCGGTGTCGGGGAGGCCACCATGCAAGCGCTCAACCTGATCATTCAGCTGGCAAGCGGCGCGACGGGCGGCAACGTCGCGGGCGCGCTGGCCGAGAAGTATGGCCTCGGTCCGCTCGGCAACACGCTCGCGGGCCTCGTCGGCGGCGGCCTCGGCGGGGAACTCATCAAGTCGGCGCTGGGCGCCTCCGCCCAGGCGGCAGGCGGCTTCGATCTCGGCGCGCTGCTCGGCGACGTCGGCGCCGGCAGCGCGGGCGGCGCCTGCTTGACGATCGCCGCCGGCCTCGCGCGCGCCCGCTTCGCACGCCGGCTTCACTGAGCGCGCGCCGCCATGAACACGAACCCGCGTCGCGCGCCCTCCGCGGTTCTGCTGCGTCGTCTCAGGATCGCCGGCTACTGCGGCCTGGCCGCCATCGCGCTCGCGCTGTTCGTCGCGATGTGCGCGATCCTCGCCGACAGCGCGCTCGATCGGCAAACCGCGCGACCCGTGATGGACGACGGCACCGAACTGCATGGCGGCACGCCCGCCGCCGGATCGGCCGCCCCTGCTCAAGCGGGCCCGTCCAGCTGAGCGCGCCGCCGCACAGCGTCCTGCCTCAGCGCGCGCGCAGGCGGCCGAACAGCCGCGCGTGCAATGCCTCGCCGATCCGATCGCACAGCGCGGTCAGCCCGCGCCCGTAAAGGTGCACGGCCAGCGCGCCCGCGGTGCCCACCAGCACGCCGCCCACCATGTCGAGCGGCCAGTGCACGCCTGCATAGATGCGACCCCACGCCACCGCGAGCGCGACGCCGATCAGCGCCGCCCCGGCCGCGCGCGTCGTGCGCGCGAGCAGCAGGCCCGCCGTGATGCTCCACACGAAGGTCATGTGATTGCTCGGAAACGAGCCGTCCGGCGCATGCGGGATCAGCTGCGCGCCGACGCCCGCGACGAACGGCCGGGGCGAATACCAGAACGTCGAGATCACCTGCGCGAGCGCGAGCGCCGCGCATGCGGCGAGAGCCGCCTCGATCGCCTGACGACGCGTCGCGTGCTGCGCGCCGAGCGCCCAGGTCAGGGCCAGCAACAGCGGTACGACATAGACGAGCCACCGCGCACAGAACACGGCGAGATGAACGACGGCGGGATGGGGGGTGGAACCGGCGTTGAGCGCGGTGAAGACGATGAGATTGAAATTCTGCATGGAATCGAAACGGGGGACAAAGCGCACGAACCGAATCAATCGATGCGCGCGATGATGCCGGACGCGTACACCGGAAGAGACGCCGGAATCCGGTGCGCCACGAATTGAAAGAAAGCGCCGGATTATAACGACGCCGGGGTTTGAACACGTGTGCAGCGCAGAAGTTCAACCGTCCTTATCGAGGCCGACCCACCCCATCGACGCCCGATATCCCGTAAGCTCTCACCTTGCATCCCGGAAATGCTCACCTTCTGAAAGCCTGATGTACGGCGAGCAGCGCCACCATGCAAGCTTAGGCAAGAATCCATCAGACTTGTCTCAAGATTATCAATACTCATTCGCTCGATATCTCGAAAGACGCAATAATCTTTTCCATTTGCGGCATCGCACAATCGATACACAGAAGCATACGATATCGACACCTCTCATCCACGAAGCGATCAACAAGGAGTCCGCATGAATCCCAGCCAGGTCCGGTCGAAAGCATTTGCGATGCCTCTTACCAGCCCAGCATTCCCGATGGGCCCTTATCGCTTCGTCAATCGGGAGTTCCTGATCATCACGTATCGCACCGACATGGACCGGCTGCGCGAGATCGTTCCGGAGCCGCTGAAGGTGGTCGAGCCGCTCGTGCATTACGAATTCATCCGCATGCCGGATTCGACCGGCTTCGGCGACTACACCGAGAGCGGCCAGGTGATCCCGGTCGAATTCAACGGTCAGCCCGGCGGCTACACGCTCGCGATGTACCTGAACGATCACCCGCCGATCGCGGGCGGCCGCGAGCTGTAGGGCTTCCCGAAGAAGCTCGCGCAACCGACGCTCGAAACCCACATCGACACGCTGATCGGCACGCTCAACTATGGCCCGGTGCGGGTTGCGACCGGCACGATGGGCTACAAGCACCGCGAGCTGGACAACGCCGAGCAGACGAAGCGCCTCGCCGGCGCGAATTTCCTGCTGAAGATCATCCCCCACGTCGACGGCTCGGCGCGGGTATGCGAACTCGTGCGCTACTACCTGCAGGACATCAAGATGAAGGGCGCCTGGACCGGCCCGGCGTCGCTGCAACTCGCGCCGCATGCGCTCGCGCCGGTCGCGGAGCTGCCGGTGCTCGAAATCGTCGAGGCCCGGCACCTGATCGCCGACCTGACGCTCGACCTCGGCGAAGTCGTCTACGATTACCTCGCGCAGTGACGCACGCGTTTTCTTCCTTTCACTTCTTACTGGGAATTCGATCATGAGCAATCTGAATGGCAAGACGGCGGTCGTGACGGGCGCGGCGAGCGGGATCGGCAAGGAGATCGCGCTGGAACTGGCGAAGGCGGGCGCGGCGGTGGCGATCGCGGACCTGAACCAGGACGGCGCGAACGCGGTGGCGGAACAGATCAGGCAGGCGGGCGGCAAGGCGATCGGCGTCGCGATGGACGTGACCAGCGAGGAAGCGGTCAACAGCGGGATCGACAAGGTGGCGGCGGCCTTCGGCACGATCGACATCCTGGTGTCGAACGCGGGCATCCAGATCGTGAATCCGATCGAGAACTATGCGTTCTCGGACTGGAAAAAGATGCAGGCGATCCACGTCGACGGCGCGTTCCTGACGACCAAGGCGGCGCTCAAGTACATGTACAAGGACGATCGCGGCGGCGTGGTGATCTACATGGGCTCGGTGCACTCGCACGAGGCGTCGCCGCTGAAGTCGGCCTATGTGACGGCGAAGCACGGCTTGCTGGGCCTCGCGCGCGTGCTGGCCAAGGAAGGCGCGAAGCACAACGTGCGCTCGCACGTGGTGTGTCCGGGCTTCGTGCGCACGCCGCTCGTCGACAAGCAGATTCCGGAGCAGGCGAAGGAACTCGGCATCAGCGAAGACGACGTGATCAAGCATGTGATGCTCGGCAACACGGTGGACGGCGTGTTCACCACGGTCGAGGACGTCGCGCAGACGGTGCTGTTCCTGTCCGCGTTCCCGAGCGCGGCGTTGACCGGCCAGTCGTTCATCGTCAGTCACGGATGGTTCATGCAATGAAGCCGCACGCCAGAACCGAAAAGCAGGCGGTCGATCCAGCCGACCTGCACGAGACCAGCATCACGCCGCCTCACGTGTTGCCGTACGAGACGATCGCGCTCGTGCTGCAAGGCGGCGGCGCGCTCGGTGCCTACCAGGCGGGGGTGTTCGAGGGCCTGCATGAAGCAGGCGTTCCGCTCAACTGGATCGCCGGCATCTCGATCGGCGCGCTCAACACCGCGCTGATCGCCGGCAATCCGCCGGAACGGCGCGTTGAGCGCCTGCGCGAATTCTGGGAAACGATCTGCCAGCCCGCGTTCTTCCCCGCGCTGCCGGCCGCGTTCGAGTTCGCGCTGTTCAACAGTCACGATTCGGTGCGCACCTTCTTCACGGCGAGCCAGGCGGCCAGCGCGGTGATGCAGGGCCAGCGCGGCTTCTTCGTGCCGCGCTTCCCGCCGCCGCTCCCGGGCGCCACCCAACCGCCCGGGAAGGTCAGCTACTACGACACCTCCGCGCTGCGCGCGACGCTGCTCAAGCTGTGTGATTTCGACCGCATCAACTCGGGCGAAACGCGGGTGTCGGTCGGCGCCGTGAACGTCGGCACCGGCAACTTCATCTACTTCGACAACACGAAGACGACGCTTCGGCCCGAGCACTTCATGGCCTCGGGCGCGCTGCCGCCCGCGTTCCCGCCCGTCGAGATCGACGGCGAGTTCTACTGGGACGGCGGCATCGTCTCGAACACGCCGCTCATGGAAGTGCTGCGCGCGTCGCCGCGACGTGACACGCTCGCGTTCCAGGTCGACCTGTGGAGCGCGCGCGGGCCGCTGCCGGAATCGATGAACGACGTCACCGAACGCACCAAGGACGTCCAGTACTCGAGCCGCACGCGCTTCGTCACCGACACCCTGCAACGCGAACAGCGCTTTCGCAACGTGCTGCGCCGCGTGCTCGACCAGGTGCCGGAAGCGCAGCGCAAGAGCGATCCGTGGTGCCAGCAGGCCGAGGTGCTGTCATGCAGCAAGCGCTACAACGTGCAGCACCTGATTTATGAGCAGAAGGCCTACGAGCAGCACTACAAGGACTACCAGTTCGGCTTGTCCACGATGCGCGACCACTGGAGCGCCGGGCTCACCGACATCCGGCGCACGCTGTCGGTCAAGGACGGGCTCGCGCTGCCCGACAACGACGCGGGCTTCGTCACGCACGATATCCACCGCATGCGCTGAGCGCGCCGCATCAAGCCGGTGCGCACCCGCGCGCCGGTTGTTTCCGACGTCTCATTCCCCGCCCTCGCATCGCCATGCCGATCCTCATCGCCTTCATCGTGCTCGCCGCCCTCGTCTGGGGCGCCGTCTATGCCTTCCAGTCGATCGCCGCGCACTTCGGTGAGCCGATCGCGATCGGTGCGGCCGTCATCGCGGCGGCGGCGCTCGTCGCGCTGGTGTCGTGGTGGCTGCGCCGGCGGCGCGACATCGCGCCCAATACGAAGCAGGACGGCTGGACCCATGAATTCCGGCACGCCGGGGCCACGCTGCGGCTGTCGGCGACCAAGGGCCTGCTGTCGCTGTCGCAGGACGGCAAGGAAGGGCTCTACACGCTGACCGAGCTGACCGGCTGCGCGGCCGAAGCCGCCAACGACGCGCGGTGCCTGATCGTCAAGGTGCGCGACCCGCAACGCGCCGCGTGGACGCTGCCGATGCGCAGCAAGCGCGATGCGCAGCGCTGGGCGCGCGTGCTGTCGCTCGCGCAGACCCAGCGCCTGTGAGAGGCGCGCCGCAGCCGCCCCCGGCGCGCGGCGCGCACCGGCCTGCCTGGGGAACAGCCCCCTTCTTGTGCCCGATGTAATGACCGAAAGAAAGCGCCGGCCAGAAAGAGCGGTCGCGCCCTCGTCACGTCGCCCTCGCTGTCGTGCCTTCAGCGTGACAGTGCCCTTCGCCTAACGTACGATAGTCCGGAACGTGCCTTCATCGCAGATACTCACGACAGCCTGCATCGATGAATCGTCATCCGGACTTGGAACTGCCCCAAGTGACACTATGCGCAGCCGACTCGGTCCATCCGGCGCTCGCCGCCCGCGCGCTGGACATCTCGGCTGCGCAATGCGCGTTCGCCGACGCGATCCTGTTCAGCCACGAAGCCGTGCCGAGCAGCGCACGCACGGTACTGATTCCCCGCCTGCAGTCGGGGGCGGAATATTCTGCCTTCATGGTCAAGGATCTCGCGAGTCATGTGACCACGCCTTGGGCCCTGGTCGTTCAGTGGGACGGCTATGTGGTGAACGCGGCCGCATGGAGCCATGCGTTCCTCACGTACGACTACATCGGGGCATGCTGGCCGTTCCACCAGGACGGCATGAATGTGGGCAACGGCGGATTTTCCTTGCGCTCGGCGAAATTACTGCAGGCGCTTGCCGATCCGCGAGTTGAACTTATTCCCGGCATGAACGAGGATGATTTGATCTGCCGGGCATACCGGCCGTTCCTGGAGACCGAGTATGGCATTCGATTTGCGCCTGCGGAGGTCGCGGCCCGCTTTTCCTATGAACATACCCGGCCCACAGCGCCGACATTCGGCTTTCATGCCGCGTACAACATGTGGCGACACGTCGACGACGAGGCGTTGATGGACATCGTCCGCACGCTGAACGAGCGGACCTTCACATCGACCATGGTCATGCAGTTGCTGATGGTCTACTGCGAGCTGCGGAAATTCCCCTGCGTGAAGACAATGTACGAACGCTATCGTCGTCTCTGGAGCCCGCAACAGCTCAAGCAAAACATGGTGAATATGGGCCTCCCCGGCGACGTCGCCTTGACGTATATCGACATCTGCGAAAAGACAGCGAACATATCTGGCGACAGCGCTCGTCTTGAGTAACAGCGCGCGTCGAACCGAAGCCGGGGGCCGCACGCCGTGCAGGCAAGTCGCACGGCTCGTGCGGCCCCAGCGCCTGTGACGCACGCGGCGGCGGCCGACTACCCGCCGCGCGTGCCGGCTTCTCGCTTCGGGAACAACACGCCCTCCCGTACCCGATTGCCCGGCGCGACGCCCTCGCCCCAGCGCGCCTCCCAACGCGGCGGCGCCGCCAGTCCCAGCCATTCGCACAGCGTGGTCATCTTGCCCGGCATCACCGGATGCAGCAGGCCCGCGACGCGCCCCAGCCCTTCGACCACCAAGTACAGCACCGTATCGAGCCGCGCGGATGCGTCGGCGTCCGCCTGCCTCGCCAGCACCCACGGCGCGCGATGCGCGACATAGGCATTGAGTTCCTGCACGAGCGCCATGACCTGCTCGACCGCGCGCCCGAGCCGCATGTCGTCGACGAGCGCGAGCACATGCGCGGGCAGTGCGTCGGCGCGCGCGATCAGCGCCGCCTCCTCCGCATCGTAGCCATGCGGCGCGGGCACCCGGCCGCCGCGATACTTCGCCACCATCGACAGCGTGCGCGAGACGAGATTGCCGAGATCGTCGGCCAACTCCCCGCTCAGGCGCCGCGCGAGGACCGCATGGCTGATGATCCCGTCGAAGCCGAAGCTCACCTCGCGGACCAGCGTGTAGCGCAACGCATCGACGCCGTAGGTGTCCGCCGCTTCGAGCGGATCGACGCCGTTGCCGAGCGACTTGCTCATCTTGCGGCCGTCCGCGCCGAGCAGATGGCCCGACACATGCAGGCGCCGATAGGGCGCGATGCCGAGCGCGTGCAGCATGCTCAGCCAGAACAGCGTGTGCGTGCGCAGGATGTCCTTGCCGATCACATGCCGCACGGTCGGCCAGTACGCGGCGAAATCGGGATGGTCCGGATAGCCGAGCGACGACACGTAGCTGAGCAGCGCATCGAACCAGACGTAGGTCACATGCCCGGCGTCCCACGGAATCGGAATCCCCCACGCGAGACGCTCGACGGGTCGCGAGATGCTCAGATCGCCGATCGGCTCCGCCAGCAGCTTCAGCACTTCGTTGCGGTACTGCGCGGGCTGGATCAGGTCCGGCTCGTCGCGCAGCAGCGCGCGCATCCAGTCGCGATGCCGCTCCATCCGGAAGAAATAGTTGGGCTCGCGCCGCGGCACGGGCGGCTCCTTGTCCTCGGGCAGCTTGCCGTCCACCAGTTCCTTGTCGGTGACGAAACGCTCCTGGCCGACCGAATAGAGGCCTTCATACTCCGCCAGATAGATGTCGCCGGCCTCGTGCAGCCGCGCGAGGCACGCGGACACCACCTCGGCGTGCGCGGGCGCGGTGGTGCGGACGAACCGGTCCGGCTCGACGGCCAGCCGCCGCCATGCGTCCTCGAACGAACGCGCGTGACGCTCGGCGAACGCACGCGGCATCTCGTTCGCCTGCTGCGCGGCGCGCGCGATCTTCTCGCCGTGCTCGTCGGCGCCCGTGAGCGAGATCACCGCGTGCCCGGCCGCGCGCAGGTAGCGGGCCATGATGTCGGCGTGCACGCTCGCATAGGCATGGCCGAGATGGGGCCGGTCGTTGACGTAGTAAATCGGCGTGGTGATGTATCGAACCGTCATGGCCTCTCCGGAAATGAAAAAGGGACGCCCGCGGCGTCCCTTTTTTACAAGCAAAAAGCCCTCAGCGCCCGGGTGGATAACCTGCCAGGGGCATACGCATCGAACGGAAGAAGACTTGAGTGGCTTGCATGAATGAGTGGATTGAATCAGGTGGCGAACCGGCGGCCGTGACCGCGTGCGATTCATCGTGACAGGTAACGCAGCGCGTGTCCAGCGGCGAGGTGTGTGAAGCGGTAGCCCGGCGACCGGATCCCGGCGCATCGGCGACACGCTCCCGACAAATCTCACCCTTCATGGCAGCCGCACCGCCAACGTGAGCGTTGCGCACGCAATCGACTCACCGTCGTGCCTCGCGAACGAACGGCATGCATGTGCGCGTCCGGGAAAAAGGACGGACGCCTATCCGTTAGAACGTCGCGCGTCCTTCCAGGAAAAACACGCACGCGCCTTCCAGCTCGATCCGTTCGCCGAGCAGCCGGCAACGTATCTCGCCGCCGCGCGCCGACGCCTGATAGGCGCGGAATGCCGTCTTGCCGAGCCGCGCCGCCCAGTACGGCGCGAGCATGCAGTGCACGCTGCCCGTCACCGGATCTTCCGGCACGCCCTTCGCCGGCGCAAAGTAACGGCTCACGAAATCGTAGCCCGCATCGCCTTCGGCCGTGACGATCACGCCGCTGCGGTCGAGCGCGGCCAGTGCGCTCATGTGCGGCGTCAGCTCGCGCACCGCCCGGGCATCCGGCAGGCGAGCGAGATAGCTGAACGCGTTGACGCATACCTCGACCGGCTCGACACCCAACGCAGCGACGAGCCCGGGCGGCGACGCGCAGACCTGCGCGTCGCGAACCGGGAAGTTCATGACGTAGGCGTCTCCGCGCCGCTCGACCGTCAACGGCCCGCTCCGCGAATGGAACACGACGCGCGTGCGTCCCGGCTCGACGCGCTCCATCACGACGGCCGCGCTCGCGAGCGTCGCGTGTCCGCACAGCGGCACTTCGACCGCCGGCGTAAACCAGCGCAACCGGTAGTCGCCGCCTTCCGGCACGACGAATGCGGTCTCCGCGAGATTGTTCTCGGCGGCGAGCGCCTGCATCGTCGCGTCGTCCGGAAAGCGTTCCAGCAGCATCACGGCGGCGGGATTGCCGGCGAAACGCCGGCTCGCGAAAGCATCGACCTGATAGATCGGTACGCCGGCCGACGGCGCGCGCAGGTGTTCGAAAGCCATGCCCGGACTCAGTGTCGAGGAAAGGGACGCAAGCAGGACGCCGCGCGACGGCTCAAGGCAAACCGTTACTGCAGTATTCGGCGAAACCGGGCCGCTCGGCAAGGCTGTCGAAATACGCGGAGACCGCCGGCAGGTCCGGCTTGTCGAACGGCGTGCCGAACCAGCGATTCACCGACAGCCCGATCGAAATATCGGCCAAGGTGAACGCGCCGCCCGCGACGAACGCACCGGTCGCCTCGAGCTGCGCATCGAGAAGCTCCATGCGACGCGTCCAGTTCACGCACGAGGCGCGGATCTGCTCGGGATCCTGGTGTGTCGGCTGCTTGCGGATCAGGCCGAGAAACGCATAGCTCCATGCAGGATTCAGCACGGTCGCCTGCCAGTCGAGCCACTGGTCGACGCGCGCCCGCGCATGCGGCTCGACCGGATACAGGTGCTCGCCGCCATAGACGGTAACCAGATAGCGAACGATCGCATGCGATTCCCACAGCACGAAATCGTCGTCCTGGATCACGGGCACGAGCCCGTTCGGATTCAGTTCGAGGAACTCAGGCGTCTGCGTGGGCCGAAAGCCCGCGCCCCAGTCTTCGTGTTCGAACGCGAGTTGCAATTCGGCGCAGGTCCACAGCACTTTGCGGACGTTGATGGACGGCGCCTTACCGAGAATCTTCAGCATGTCGGCTCACCCGTTGGAAGAGGAGCGATCGATTCTAGAGGACGTGCACAGGCCCGTATAGAGACAGTTCGGGACGCGCGGGCCGGTGCACTTCGACGCGGCGCGCGGCTCCGCGCACAGCTCCCGAAAACACTCACCTTTCGAGCGATCGCGGTTGAATTCGCCGAGGGTTCGCGCGCCGTCCGTGGACCCAGGAATACGTTTGCGCCTTGCGCCTCTTGCGCCTCTTGCGCCTCTTGCGCCTCTTGCGCCTCTTGCGCCTCTTGCGCCTCTTGCGCCTCTTGCGCCTCTTGCGCGTCTCGTGACGCATGACGCCCGGCATGGCCGCTAACGCGCCGGCTCCGCGTCGTTCCAGTGCGCAAACGCATCCGCGAGGAAATCGACGCACACGCGCACCTTCGCCGACGACGCGAGCCGCGCCGGATACACGGCCCAGATAGGCGCGGGCTGGCTCGCGTCGGGCAGCACGCGCTGCAGCGCACCGCTCGCGAGCAACGGCGCCGCCTCCCACATCGAACGCAGCACGATGCCGCGCCCGGCCAGCGCCCACTGCACGGCGACCTCGCCATGATTGGTCGACAGCGCGCCGCCCACCTTCACGCTCACGGTCTCGCCGCGCATCGTCAGGCGCCACACGCCGAACGGGTGGTCGCGCTCCTTGATCGCGAGACACTGGTGCGCGGCAAGATCCGCGAGCTGGCGCGGCGTGCCGTGCCGCGCGAGATAGTCGGGCGACGCGCACAGCACCCGCTGATTGGCGGCGAGCCGCTTCGCGATCAGGTGTTCGGCGATCTCGTCGCCGATCCGGATATCGAGATCAAAACCTTCGCCTGCGACGTCGACGAGCCGGTCGAACAGATCGAGCCGGACATTCAATTGCGGATAGCGCGCGCTGAAATCGAGCAGCGCGGGCGCGACCACGAGCCGCCCGAACCCGAAGCTGCTGGAGATGCGCAGCGTGCCGCGCGGCACGCTGCGGGTGGTCGACACATCCTCGACGAGATGATCGACGTCGTCGAGGATCTTGTCCGCCCACGCATAGACCCGCTCGCCCGCGTCGGTCACCGCGACGCGGCGCGTCGAGCGATGCAGCAGCCGCGTGCCGAGCTGCGTTTCGAGCAG contains:
- a CDS encoding PhzF family phenazine biosynthesis protein, which codes for MAFEHLRAPSAGVPIYQVDAFASRRFAGNPAAVMLLERFPDDATMQALAAENNLAETAFVVPEGGDYRLRWFTPAVEVPLCGHATLASAAVVMERVEPGRTRVVFHSRSGPLTVERRGDAYVMNFPVRDAQVCASPPGLVAALGVEPVEVCVNAFSYLARLPDARAVRELTPHMSALAALDRSGVIVTAEGDAGYDFVSRYFAPAKGVPEDPVTGSVHCMLAPYWAARLGKTAFRAYQASARGGEIRCRLLGERIELEGACVFFLEGRATF
- a CDS encoding DUF5672 family protein, translated to MNRHPDLELPQVTLCAADSVHPALAARALDISAAQCAFADAILFSHEAVPSSARTVLIPRLQSGAEYSAFMVKDLASHVTTPWALVVQWDGYVVNAAAWSHAFLTYDYIGACWPFHQDGMNVGNGGFSLRSAKLLQALADPRVELIPGMNEDDLICRAYRPFLETEYGIRFAPAEVAARFSYEHTRPTAPTFGFHAAYNMWRHVDDEALMDIVRTLNERTFTSTMVMQLLMVYCELRKFPCVKTMYERYRRLWSPQQLKQNMVNMGLPGDVALTYIDICEKTANISGDSARLE
- a CDS encoding class I tRNA ligase family protein, with the translated sequence MTVRYITTPIYYVNDRPHLGHAYASVHADIMARYLRAAGHAVISLTGADEHGEKIARAAQQANEMPRAFAERHARSFEDAWRRLAVEPDRFVRTTAPAHAEVVSACLARLHEAGDIYLAEYEGLYSVGQERFVTDKELVDGKLPEDKEPPVPRREPNYFFRMERHRDWMRALLRDEPDLIQPAQYRNEVLKLLAEPIGDLSISRPVERLAWGIPIPWDAGHVTYVWFDALLSYVSSLGYPDHPDFAAYWPTVRHVIGKDILRTHTLFWLSMLHALGIAPYRRLHVSGHLLGADGRKMSKSLGNGVDPLEAADTYGVDALRYTLVREVSFGFDGIISHAVLARRLSGELADDLGNLVSRTLSMVAKYRGGRVPAPHGYDAEEAALIARADALPAHVLALVDDMRLGRAVEQVMALVQELNAYVAHRAPWVLARQADADASARLDTVLYLVVEGLGRVAGLLHPVMPGKMTTLCEWLGLAAPPRWEARWGEGVAPGNRVREGVLFPKREAGTRGG
- a CDS encoding LysR substrate-binding domain-containing protein; amino-acid sequence: MNKAPNLDDLRVFSVVVRLASFSAAAEQLGVSPAYVSKRIALLETQLGTRLLHRSTRRVAVTDAGERVYAWADKILDDVDHLVEDVSTTRSVPRGTLRISSSFGFGRLVVAPALLDFSARYPQLNVRLDLFDRLVDVAGEGFDLDIRIGDEIAEHLIAKRLAANQRVLCASPDYLARHGTPRQLADLAAHQCLAIKERDHPFGVWRLTMRGETVSVKVGGALSTNHGEVAVQWALAGRGIVLRSMWEAAPLLASGALQRVLPDASQPAPIWAVYPARLASSAKVRVCVDFLADAFAHWNDAEPAR
- a CDS encoding glutathione S-transferase family protein encodes the protein MLKILGKAPSINVRKVLWTCAELQLAFEHEDWGAGFRPTQTPEFLELNPNGLVPVIQDDDFVLWESHAIVRYLVTVYGGEHLYPVEPHARARVDQWLDWQATVLNPAWSYAFLGLIRKQPTHQDPEQIRASCVNWTRRMELLDAQLEATGAFVAGGAFTLADISIGLSVNRWFGTPFDKPDLPAVSAYFDSLAERPGFAEYCSNGLP
- a CDS encoding 3-hydroxybutyrate dehydrogenase encodes the protein MSNLNGKTAVVTGAASGIGKEIALELAKAGAAVAIADLNQDGANAVAEQIRQAGGKAIGVAMDVTSEEAVNSGIDKVAAAFGTIDILVSNAGIQIVNPIENYAFSDWKKMQAIHVDGAFLTTKAALKYMYKDDRGGVVIYMGSVHSHEASPLKSAYVTAKHGLLGLARVLAKEGAKHNVRSHVVCPGFVRTPLVDKQIPEQAKELGISEDDVIKHVMLGNTVDGVFTTVEDVAQTVLFLSAFPSAALTGQSFIVSHGWFMQ
- a CDS encoding patatin-like phospholipase family protein — encoded protein: MKPHARTEKQAVDPADLHETSITPPHVLPYETIALVLQGGGALGAYQAGVFEGLHEAGVPLNWIAGISIGALNTALIAGNPPERRVERLREFWETICQPAFFPALPAAFEFALFNSHDSVRTFFTASQAASAVMQGQRGFFVPRFPPPLPGATQPPGKVSYYDTSALRATLLKLCDFDRINSGETRVSVGAVNVGTGNFIYFDNTKTTLRPEHFMASGALPPAFPPVEIDGEFYWDGGIVSNTPLMEVLRASPRRDTLAFQVDLWSARGPLPESMNDVTERTKDVQYSSRTRFVTDTLQREQRFRNVLRRVLDQVPEAQRKSDPWCQQAEVLSCSKRYNVQHLIYEQKAYEQHYKDYQFGLSTMRDHWSAGLTDIRRTLSVKDGLALPDNDAGFVTHDIHRMR
- a CDS encoding siderophore-interacting protein, whose product is MQNQAERAVIRVRHPLKFRLLHVKLITPVTPHLLRVTLTGPDLDDFESASFDDHVKVFFPAPGQDAPHMPTLGPDGPVFPEGQPKPVARDFTPRRYDRAARELDLEFVLHHPGPASTWAAQARIGQTLGIGGPRGSFVIPNDFDWHLLIGDDTALPAIARRLEELPAGTRVAAVLEVADFSAQVEFRSAAELHLTWRHRDTEAAGGDSALLHALRDLPLPSGDGYVWAAGEAAAMRAVRQHLCGERGVDKSRIRAAAYWKRGAAAVHETLDD
- a CDS encoding phosphatase PAP2 family protein, with amino-acid sequence MQNFNLIVFTALNAGSTPHPAVVHLAVFCARWLVYVVPLLLALTWALGAQHATRRQAIEAALAACAALALAQVISTFWYSPRPFVAGVGAQLIPHAPDGSFPSNHMTFVWSITAGLLLARTTRAAGAALIGVALAVAWGRIYAGVHWPLDMVGGVLVGTAGALAVHLYGRGLTALCDRIGEALHARLFGRLRAR